The DNA region TCAAGAACACCAGCGTTTCCTGGTCCGACCCAACTGCCGCATTGGCAATCACAAAAGCAACTGTCGCCTTGTCAGTATCATTCTTGGCATTGGTTAATGACACACACAGTTTTCCGGCCATCGTCAGTCCTCCTTCTTGCGTTCGATATCGTAAAACGGATGCTCGGCGTTACGCAGGAAATGTCCAGTCAAACGGCACCAGGCAGGGATATCCTCCACTGCACCAGGATCACGCGCAGTTAAGTGCAGTACGCCACCGGGAATCAGGGCCCGCACGCGTTTGCGCAAGAGCACGATCAGCTCTCCACAGCCCATGTCACCCGCATCCCAACTGTCTTCTCGCACGACTCCTCTTTCTTCCTAAGAGAGTGTTTTGAAAAAGGGATTGGTAAGCTTGAGGGATGAATACACTGCCGCGAGTTTATCCAACGGACCTGACCATGACCGAATGGACACAATTGAAGAGCTTCTT from Deltaproteobacteria bacterium includes:
- a CDS encoding sulfurtransferase TusA family protein yields the protein MGCGELIVLLRKRVRALIPGGVLHLTARDPGAVEDIPAWCRLTGHFLRNAEHPFYDIERKKED